One Miscanthus floridulus cultivar M001 chromosome 11, ASM1932011v1, whole genome shotgun sequence DNA window includes the following coding sequences:
- the LOC136494688 gene encoding pentatricopeptide repeat-containing protein At2g13600: protein MRADGVPLGGMARNLHHHHGQELLAHLRASSPLADLLRSAPNLPGARAAHARVLKSPVAGETFLLNTLVSTYARLGRLRDARRVFDEIPVRNTFSYNALLSAYARLGRPDEARALFEAIPDPDQCSYNAVVAALARHGRGHAGDALRLLAAMHADDFVLNAYSFASALSACAAERDSRTGEQVHGLVARSPHAGDVHIGSALVDMYAKCERPEDARRVFDAMPERNVVSWNSLITCFEQNGPVGEALVLFVEMMAAGFFPDEVTLSSVMSACAGLAADREGRQVHAHMVKCDRLRDDMVLNNALVDMYAKCGRTWEARCVFDSMPSRSIVSEISILTGYAKSANVEDAQVVFSQMVEKNVIAWNVLIAAYAQNGEEQEAIRLFVQLKRDSIWPTHYTYGNVLNACGNIADLQLGQQAHVHVLKEGFRFDFGPESDVFVGNSLVDMYLKTGSIDDGAKVFERMAARDNVSWNAMIVGYAQNGRAKDALHLFERMLCSNENPDSVTMIGVLSACGHSGLVDEGQRYFHSMTEDHGITPSRDHYTCMVDLLGRAGHLKEAEELIKDMPMEPDSVLWASLLGACRLHKNVELGEWTAGRLFELDPQNSGPYVLLSNMYAEMGKWAEVFRVRRSMKDRGVSKQPGCSWIEIGRKMNVFLARDNRHP, encoded by the coding sequence ATGCGAGCTGATGGCGTGCCTCTCGGTGGCATGGCGCggaacctccaccaccaccatggccaaGAACTCCTCGCGCACCTCCGCGCGTCGTCGCCGCTGGCCGACCTCCTCCGCTCCGCGCCGAACCTCCCCGGCGCCCGAGCCGCGCACGCGCGCGTTCTGAAGTCTCCCGTAGCCGGCGAGACCTTCCTCCTCAACACGCTCGTGTCCACCTACGCGCGGCTCGGCCGACTCCGCGACGCCCGCAGGGTGTTCGACGAGATACCCGTCCGCAACACCTTCTCGTACAACGCGCTCCTCTCCGCGTACGCGCGCCTGGGCCGCCCCGACGAGGCGCGGGCTCTCTTCGAGGCCATCCCGGACCCCGACCAGTGCTCCTACAACGCGGTCGTCGCGGCGCTCGCGCGGCACGGGCGCGGGCACGCCGGGGACGCGCTCCGGCTCCTGGCCGCCATGCACGCCGACGACTTCGTGCTCAATGCCTACTCCTTCGCCAGCGCCCTGAGCGCATGCGCCGCTGAGAGGGACTCGAGGACCGGGGAGCAGGTGCACGGCCTCGTCGCCAGGTCGCCGCACGCGGGCGACGTGCACATCGGGAGCGCGCTCGTGGACATGTACGCCAAGTGCGAGCGCCCGGAGGATGCGCGCAGGGTGTTCGACGCAATGCCGGAGCGGAACGTCGTTTCGTGGAACAGCTTGATCACTTGCTTCGAGCAGAACGGTCCCGTGGGTGAGGCGCTCGTGCTGTTCGTCGAGATGATGGCCGCTGGTTTCTTTCCGGATGAGGTGACACTCTCAAGTGTCATGAGCGCATGTGCAGGACTTGCTGCGGACAGGGAAGGACGGCAGGTCCATGCCCATATGGTGAAGTGCGACAGACTTAGGGATGACATGGTGCTCAACAATGCTCTGGTGGACATGTATGCGAAGTGTGGGAGGACGTGGGAAGCAAGGTGTGTCTTTGATTCCATGCCTTCCAGGAGTATTGTCTCGGAAATATCTATACTCACTGGGTATGCAAAGTCTGCAAATGTGGAAGATGCTCAGGTGGTGTTCTCGCAGATGGTCGAGAAGAATGTCATTGCTTGGAATGTGCTCATTGCAGCATATGCTCAGAATGGTGAGGAGCAAGAAGCGATTAGGCTCTTTGTCCAGCTGAAAAGAGACTCCATTTGGCCGACACATTACACGTATGGAAATGTTCTGAATGCATGTGGGAATATTGCTGACCTTCAGCTTGGTCAGCAAGCTCATGTGCATGTCCTCAAGGAAGGTTTTCGCTTTGACTTTGGGCCAGAATCTGATGTGTTTGTTGGGAACTCCCTTGTAGACATGTACCTGAAAACAGGTTCCATCGATGATGGTGCTAAGGTATTTGAGAGAATGGCAGCCAGAGATAATGTGTCGTGGAATGCGATGATTGTTGGTTATGCACAGAATGGCCGTGCAAAAGATGCATTGCATCTTTTTGAGAGAATGCTGTGCAGCAATGAGAACCCGGACTCTGTCACTATGATAGGGGTCTTGTCAGCCTGTGGTCATTCTGGATTGGTGGATGAGGGCCAGAGATACTTCCATTCCATGACTGAGGATCATGGGATTACGCCATCTCGAGATCATTACACATGCATGGTTGACTTGCTTGGTCGTGCTGGTCATCTCAAAGAAGCTGAGGAGCTCATAAAGGACATGCCAATGGAACCTGACTCTGTGCTCTGGGCTTCTCTGCTAGGTGCTTGCAGGCTGCATAAGAATGTTGAGTTGGGGGAATGGACAGCTGGGAGATTGTTTGAGCTTGATCCTCAGAACTCTGGGCCCTATGTCCTTCTCTCGAATATGTATGCTGAGATGGGGAAATGGGCAGAAGTTTTTAGAGTGAGGAGATCCATGAAGGACAGGGGTGTCAGTAAGCAGCCAGGGTGTAGTTGGATTGAGATAGGAAGGAAAATGAATGTGTTTCTGGCACGAGATAATCGACATCCATGA
- the LOC136494152 gene encoding pentatricopeptide repeat-containing protein At3g26540, with the protein MAAASAVASTVSAISNHVAAGHLFAAIDALPACSAFSLLPPSLYASLLRLATSRRSLAAARRVASHLASSSSSSPSTSISSTPTFLSNRAIESLAACGSLADAREMFDAMPRRDGGSWNAIISASSRAGHPAEALSLFADMNSLGIRPKDVTLASVLACCAECLDLRGAQQLHGHIAKRDFQSNVILGTALVDVYGKCLVLTDARRAFDGILQPNDISWNVIIRRYLLAGMGDMAVHMFFRMVWAGVRPLVYTVTHAMLACRDNGALKEGRCIHTFVLRHGYEHHVHVRSSVVDMYAKCGDIDAAQRLFNLAPKKDVVMSTSVVSGLAACGRFADAKRVFDGMEQHNLVSWNAMLTGYVKSMDLTGALDLFQQMRHETKELDVVTLGSVLNACTGLLDLGKGEELHALALKFGLFSYPFLMNALVRLYSKCGCLRNAERLLLFEMGSERDRFSWNSLISGYERHSMSEAALHALREMQSEAKPSQSTFSSALAACANIFLLNHGKQIHAYMIRNGYDIDDILRSALVDMYSKCRLFDYSSRIFELGLSNDVILWNSMIFACAYNSKGDYGLELFDEMRKQGIRPDSVTFLGALVSCISEGHVGLGRSYFTLMTDEYSIVPRIEHYECMIELLGKHGYMVELEDFVDHMPFEPTTAMWLRIFDCCREYGNSKLGERAAQRINDSKPLTPVVFVESTPDYECSGSDDAEPMSFC; encoded by the coding sequence ATGGCGGCCGCGTCCGCCGTCGCCTCAACGGTGTCCGCGATCTCCAACCACGTTGCCGCCGGGCACCTTTTCGCCGCCATCGACGCCCTCCCCGCGTGCTCTGCCTTCTCCCTGCTCCCGCCCTCTCTTTACGCCTCGCTCCTCCGCTTGGCAACCTCTCGCCGCTccctcgccgccgcccgccgcgtcGCCTCCCACCTCGCCTCCTCTTCGTCTTCTTCCCCTTCCACCTCGATCTCGTCCACTCCAACATTCCTCTCCAACCGCGCCATCGAGTCCCTTGCTGCCTGTGGCAGTCTCGCCGACGCGCGGGAGATGTTCGACGCAATGCCACGCCGGGACGGCGGTTCCTGGAACGCCATCATCTCCGCCTCTTCCCGCGCTGGGCACCCTGCAGAGGCGCTCTCCCTCTTCGCTGACATGAACTCTCTTGGCATTCGCCCCAAGGACGTCACACTGGCATCAGTGCTTGCCTGCTGTGCTGAGTGCCTTGACCTGCGTGGTGCACAGCAGCTCCATGGTCATATCGCAAAGAGGGACTTCCAGTCCAATGTGATTCTAGGCACAGCACTGGTTGACGTGTACGGGAAGTGCCTCGTGCTTACAGATGCAAGGCGGGCATTTGATGGCATCCTGCAACCCAATGACATTTCATGGAATGTAATCATCCGGAGATATCTTCTCGCTGGTATGGGCGACATGGCAGTTCATATGTTCTTCAGGATGGTATGGGCTGGTGTTAGGCCACTGGTATATACTGTCACACACGCAATGCTTGCTTGCCGGGATAACGGTGCACTTAAAGAAGGGAGGTGTATACATACTTTTGTGCTCCGCCATGGGTATGAACACCACGTACACGTGCGGAGCTCAGTTGTAGATATGTATGCAAAGTGTGGTGACATTGATGCAGCACAAAGGCTCTTCAACTTGGCACCAAAGAAGGACGTGGTGATGTCCACTTCAGTTGTGTCAGGATTGGCTGCTTGTGGGAGGTTTGCTGATGCAAAAAGGGTGTTTGATGGCATGGAACAGCACAATTTGGTATCCTGGAATGCTATGTTGACCGGTTATGTCAAGTCCATGGATCTGACTGGTGCTTTAGATTTGTTCCAGCAGATGAGGCATGAGACAAAGGAGCTTGATGTCGTTACACTTGGTTCTGTGCTCAATGCCTGTACAGGGCTGCTTGACCTTGGGAAAGGTGAGGAGCTCCATGCACTTGCTCTCAAGTTTGGTTTGTTCAGTTACCCCTTTTTGATGAATGCACTTGTGAGGTTATATTCCAAATGTGGATGCCTGAGGAATGCAGAACGGCTTCTTCTTTTTGAGATGGGATCAGAGAGAGATAGATTCTCCTGGAACTCACTCATCTCAGGTTATGAACGCCACTCCATGAGTGAAGCAGCTCTGCATGCTCTACGTGAGATGCAATCTGAGGCAAAACCTAGCCAGTCCACGTTCAGCTCTGCCCTTGCAGCCTGTGCAAATATATTTCTGCTTAATCATGGGAAGCAGATTCATGCATACATGATCAGAAACGGGTATGATATTGATGACATACTGCGAAGTGCACTGGTTGATATGTATTCCAAGTGTAGGCTGTTTGATTATTCCTCCAGGATCTTTGAGTTGGGATTATCTAATGATGTCATCCTGTGGAATTCTATGATCTTTGCATGTGCTTACAATAGCAAAGGTGACTATGGGCTTGAATTGTTCGATGAAATGCGGAAGCAGGGGATTAGGCCAGACTCTGTCACTTTCCTTGGTGCTCTGGTTTCATGTATCTCTGAAGGGCATGTTGGGTTGGGGAGGAGTTATTTCACTCTGATGACTGATGAGTACAGCATCGTCCCACGCATCGAACACTATGAATGCATGATCGAGCTGTTGGGCAAGCATGGATACATGGTTGAGCTAGAGGATTTCGTGGACCACATGCCCTTTGAGCCAACAACCGCGATGTGGCTCAGGATCTTTGACTGCTGCAGGGAATATGGGAACAGCAAATTAGGGGAGAGGGCTGCGCAGCGTATCAATGACAGCAAACCCCTGACTCCAGTTGTATTTGTTGAGTCCACTCCTGACTACGAATGCAGTGGCAGTGATGATGCGGAGCCCATGTCATTCTGCTGA